The Prunus persica cultivar Lovell chromosome G8, Prunus_persica_NCBIv2, whole genome shotgun sequence genome includes a region encoding these proteins:
- the LOC18768505 gene encoding pentatricopeptide repeat-containing protein At1g34160, whose product MANLESLLQKCTSLARIKQLQSHLLTSGKFQFYPSLTTKLIELCALSPIADLSHAITLFHQLRKPSTNQWNAVVRGLAQSLQPTQAISWYKTMSKASQKVDALTCSFALKACARALAFSEAMQIHSQIVRFGFGVDVLLQTTLLDVYAKVGDLGFAQKVFDEMSERDIASWNALIAGLAQGSRPTEAIALFKRMSEEEGLKPNEVTVLGALSACSQLGGVKGGEKIHVYIMEEKLDMHVIVCNAVIDMYAKCGFVDKAYWVFKNMKCGKNLITWNTMIMAFAMHGDGGKALELFGEMAKSGVCPDAVSYLAALCACNHAGLVEDGVRLFNSMEVQGVSPNVKHYGTVVDLLGRAGRLQEAYQIIDSMPMFADVVLWQTLLGASKTYGNVEMAEMASRKLVEMGSKGCGDFVLLSNVYAAHERWDDVGRVREAMKRRDVKKIPGFGYIEVDGVIHKFVNGDQSHVKWREIYAKLDEIMLSVKAYGYVAKTNNVLHDIGEEEKENALSYHCEKLAVAFGLISTSEGTPIQVIKNLRICDDCHAVIKLISKIYNREIIVRDRARFHRFKEGCCSCRDYW is encoded by the coding sequence ATGGCCAATTTGGAGTCCTTGTTACAGAAATGCACCTCTCTCGCCCGCATCAAGCAGCTCCAATCCCACCTCCTAACAAGTGGGAAATTCCAATTCTACCCCTCCCTCACCACCAAACTCATCGAGCTCTGTGCCCTCTCCCCCATCGCCGACCTCTCTCATGCCATAACTCTCTTCCACCAACTGCGAAAGCCTTCAACCAATCAATGGAACGCCGTCGTTCGGGGCCTCGCCCAAAGCCTCCAACCCACCCAAGCCATCTCATGGTACAAGACCATGTCAAAAGCCTCCCAAAAGGTCGACGCCCTCACGTGCTCCTTCGCTTTGAAAGCGTGCGCACGTGCATTGGCTTTCTCTGAGGCCATGCAGATTCACTCTCAGATTGTACGGTTTGGGTTTGGGGTCGACGTGTTGCTGCAAACCACTTTGCTAGACGTGTATGCTAAAGTCGGCGACCTGGGTTTTGCACAGAAGGTGTTCGATGAAATGAGTGAGAGGGATATAGCTTCTTGGAATGCTTTAATTGCTGGGTTGGCTCAGGGGAGTCGGCCCACTGAAGCTATAGCTCTGTTTAAAAGAATGAGCGAAGAAGAGGGTTTGAAGCCCAATGAAGTCACGGTCCTGGGTGCGCTCTCGGCCTGTTCGCAATTGGGTGGAGTGAAAGGAGGAGAGAAAATACATGTCTATATAATGGAGGAGAAGCTTGATATGCACGTCATTGTGTGCAATGCGGTTATTGATATGTATGCCAAATGCGGCTTTGTGGATAAAGCATATTGGGTGTTTAAGAATATGAAATGTGGGAAGAATTTGATAACGTGGAATACGATGATAATGGCGTTTGCTATGCATGGCGATGGTGGTAAAGCGCTTGAGCTTTTTGGGGAGATGGCTAAAAGTGGGGTGTGCCCTGATGCAGTGTCGTATCTTGCTGCTCTCTGTGCGTGCAATCATGCAGGACTGGTGGAAGATGGGGTTAGGTTATTTAATTCAATGGAGGTGCAAGGGGTGTCCCCTAATGTTAAGCATTATGGTACTGTGGTCGATTTGTTGGGACGAGCGGGGCGGCTTCAAGAGGCTTACCAGATTATAGATTCTATGCCTATGTTTGCTGATGTGGTGCTTTGGCAGACTTTACTTGGTGCTAGCAAGACTTATGGGAATGTGGAAATGGCAGAAATGGCATCACGGAAACTAGTTGAGATGGGGTCTAAGGGTTGTGGTGATTTTGTGTTGTTATCAAATGTTTACGCGGCTCATGAGAGATGGGACGACGTAGGCAGGGTGAGGGAGGCGATGAAGAGAAGGGATGTGAAGAAGATACCAGGTTTCGGTTACATAGAAGTGGACGGTGTGATACACAAGTTTGTGAATGGTGATCAAAGCCATGTTAAATGGCGTGAGATTTATGCAAAGCTAGACGAGATTATGTTGAGCGTCAAAGCCTATGGATATGTGGCCAAGACTAATAATGTGCTGCATGATATAGGggaggaggagaaagaaaatgcATTGAGTTATCATTGTGAGAAGTTGGCTGTGGCTTTTGGTTTGATTAGTACCAGTGAGGGGACACCAATTCAGGTGATTAAGAACCTAAGAATATGTGATGATTGTCATGCTGTGATCAAACTTATTTCAAAGATTTATAATAGGGAAATAATTGTGAGGGATCGAGCCCGGTTTCACAGATTTAAAGAAGGATGTTGTTCCTGCAGAGATTATTGGTGA
- the LOC18766179 gene encoding sphinganine C4-monooxygenase 1, with protein MVFWEGYVSDEAMGTFAPILVYWLYAGLYQLLPPLDNYRLHTRREEDDKNSVPLPSVVKGVLLQQLVQATVAQGLFLLTSKANSLGITVQPSIPVQIVQIVIAMLVMDTWQYFVHRYMHQNKFLYRHVHSQHHKLVVPYAIGALYNHPLEGLLLDTFGGAISFLVSGMTARTAVIFFCFAVIKTVDDHCGLWLPGNIFHILFQNNTAYHDIHHQLQGLKYNYSQPFFPLWDKLFGTYMPYNLVKRPEGGLEARAVKAMKDYLNHNNLSVN; from the exons atgGTGTTTTGGGAAGGATATGTGAGTGATGAGGCAATGGGGACCTTTGCCCCAATTTTGGTTTACTGGTTGTATGCGGGGTTATACCAGTTGTTGCCGCCTTTGGACAATTACCGCTTGCAtacaagaagagaagaagatgataagAACTCGGTTCCGCTTCCCTCCGTTGTTAAAGGTGTTTTGCTTCAACAGCTTGTCCAGGCCACCGTTGCTCAGGGCCTCTTCTTG TTGACCTCAAAGGCAAATAGCTTGGGGATCACAGTTCAGCCCTCGATACCTGTCCAGATTGTGCAGATTGTTATCGCAATGCTAGTCATGGACACGTGGCAGTACTTTGTGCACCGCTACATGCATCAGAACAAGTTTTTGTACCGCCATGTTCATTCTCAGCACCACAAACTTGTTGTTCCATATGCCATTGGAGCCCTTTATAATCACCCCCTTGAGGGTCTCTTGCTCGACACTTTCGGTGGGGCCATCTCTTTTCTAGTCTCAGGGATGACGGCACGGACGGCGGTTATATTCTTCTGCTTTGCAGTGATTAAAACTGTTGATGATCACTGTGGACTTTGGTTGCCCGGTAATATCTTCCATATTTTATTCCAGAACAATACTGCTTATCATGACatacatcatcaacttcaagGCTTGAAGTACAACTATTCTCAGCCGTTCTTCCCTCTATGGGATAAACTTTTTGGGACCTACATGCCTTATAATCTTGTGAAGAGACCTGAAGGGGGTTTAGAAGCAAGGGCAGTGAAGGCAATGAAAGACTATTTGAATCACAACAATCTGTCAGTTAACTAA